A region of the Mesoterricola sediminis genome:
TTCAAGGAGCTTCACGGTTCCGAGACCGCTTCCTCCCAGACCGTGGAGTAGGAGGATGGAGGAGGGTGCTGGCATACGCGTCCTATGATGCCACGGACCCCGGCCCCAAGGCCAGTTTCCGCGCCCCGGACGCCGTGCCACAGGCAAGCGGCCTGGAATTTCCAGACATCCAGGATCAACCTTGTTGAAGTTTTCAGGCCCGGCGGTGGACCTTGGTGCCGTTGTGGCTCGCCTGGTCCCGGCACTTCACGATGATCTCGTCGATGTTCACGTGATCCGGAAGGGCGATGGCCCAGCGGACGCATTCGGCCACGTCCTCCGCCCGCAGGGGCTCCACGCCCCGGTAGACGGCGTCCGCCTTGCCCTCGTCCTGGAGGCGCACCATGGAGAATTCGGTCACCGCCATGCCCGGATCGATCTCGGTGACCCGGATGGGCTCGCCGCACAGCTCCAGACGGAGGGTGCGGGTCAGGGCCTTGAGGGCGTGCTTGCTGGCGCAGTAGGCGCCGCCGCCTTCGTAGACCCAGTGCCCCGCGGTGGAGCCGATGGTGAGGAAGTGGCCCCAGCCGCTTTTGCGGACGTGGGGCAGCGTGGCCTTGAGGGTCCGGATCACCCCCTCCACGTTGGTGTGGAGCATGGCCTGCCAGTCCTCCTCGAGCACCGAGGCGATCGGATCGACGCCGCGGGCGAGGCCGGCGTTGGCCAGCACCACGTTCAGGCTCCCGAGGGCCTCGACGCTGGCCGCGACGAAGCGGTCCACGCTGGCGGTGTCGCGGGTGTCGACGGCGCCCGCGAAGACGCGGACCCCGTGCTTCGCGGACAGTTCCTCGGCGAGCGCGCGGACGCGCTCCACCCGGCGGGCCCCCAGGGCCAGGGCATAGCCGTCCGCGGCGAGGAGGCGCGCGGCGGCCTCCCCGAACCCGCTGGACGCGCCGGTGATCATGACGACAGGATGCTCAGGCCGCATGGCTTCTCCCAAATCTCGGTTTCGGGTGGATGAAGGGGGGCTAGCTGGGGTTGGCCGCCATGTAGGCGTCCACCGCGCGGCCCAGGATGTCCATGGCCGCCTTCAGCTTGGGCGTCTCGAGCACGTAGGCCAGACGGACCTGGTTGAGGCCCTGGCCCTTCTCCTCGTACTTGCCCCGGGCGTAGAAGCCCGGCCCCGGCGCGACCATGACGGTCGAATTGTCATGGTGGTAGTCGGTGAGCAGCCACTTGGCGAAGGACTCGCAGTCCTCGACGGGAAGCTCGGCCATGATGTAGAAGGCGCCCTTGGGCTCCAGGCAGGTCACGCCGGGGATCCGCATCAGGCCCTCGTAGGTGGCGTCGCGGCGGCGGCGGTACTCGTCCCGGAGCGGCGCGAAGAAGTCCATGCCCAGCTGGGCCATGGCGAGGCAGGCCTCCTGCTCCACGCTGGCGGGGCAGAGGCGGCTCATCGCGAGGCGCACCGCCGCGGCCCGGGCGTCCCGGTTGCGGGTGACGAGGCACCCGATGCGGGCGCCGCAGGCGCTGTAGCGCTTGGAGACGCTGTCGACCAGGATGGCGTTGTCCTCCAGGCCCTTGAGGTGCATGACGCTGGTGTGGACCCCCTCGTAGCAGAACTCCCGGTAGACCTCGTCGCTGATGAGGAAGAGGCCGAGGTCCTTGGCGATGGCGCCGAGGCGGCGCATCTCGTCCTCGGTGAACACGGTGCCGGTGGGGTTGTTGGGCGTGCAGACCAGGATGGCCTTGGTGCGGGGGCCGATGGCGGCCCGGATGGCCTCGTCCGGGGGCAGGTGGAAGCCCGTGGAGGCCAGGGTGCGCACCGGGCGCAGGCTGATGTCGCACATCAGGGCGAAGGCGTTGTAGTTGGTGTAGAAGGGCTCGAAGACGAGCACCTCGTCGCCGGGCTCGGTGGCCACCTGGAAGGCGAAGAGGATCGCCTCGCTCCCGCCCTGGGTCACCACGATGTCGTTGGCGGAGACCTCGATGTCGCAGCCGGCGTAGTACTTCGCCAGGGCCTCCCGGTAGGGCTGCTCGCCCTCGGACTTGCCGTAGGCGATGACCTGCCGGTCATAGGCCTTGAGGGCGTCCAGGAAGGGCCGGGGCGTGGGAATGTCGGGCTGGCCGATGTTCAGCGGATAGACCGTACGTCCCAGGGCGCGGGCCTGGTCCGCGTAGGGGACCAGCTTCCGGATGGGGGAGTCGGGGAAGACCGTGGCGCGTTCGGAGACTCGGAGCATCGGGGCATCCTTTTCAAAGGCAGCATAGGGCTTCGTCAAGTCTAGGAGCGCGCCTTCCCGAGAGAAAGGCGGTGCGCGGCAAGGTGTGACGTCGGTCCCAGCGCCCCAGGGATGGGCCGCACCCCCCATCCGCATTCAGAATATTTTTTTAAAACTTGGGGAACTTTTCTGATTCCTATATTATTCTCATGCCTCTACCCTATTTCTCATCTCTCCAACCCTGGGATCCTTCCCCCAAAGGCTCCCCAAGGTGCCAGTCCGTCCCGCCTGGGGGACGTCTGGCGGCCACCCCCCCAGGTTTCTTTTTCTAGGAAGTTGCAATGGCTCAGGGCACCGTCAAGTGGTTCAACGCCGAGAAGGGCTACGGATTCATCACCCCCGATGAGGGTGGCGCCGACCTGTTCGTCCATCACACCGCGATCCAGGATCGCGGCTTCCGCACCCTCACCGAGAATCAGCGCGTGAGCTTCGACGTGGCCCAGGGCCAGAAGGGGCCCCAGGCCACCAACGTCGTCAAGCTGTAGGTCGATGAGCGGCCCCCCCGCCCAAGGGCCCGGAGGCCGCTTTTTTGTTCGCCGTATTGTGTTGTTGGGCCTGGGGGGCCGTGCTAACCTCCAGGGGGCATCTGCCGAAGGCAGGTTGTCCATCGCGCACCGGGAGGTCCCTCTCCCCCTGGATCCTTGGCCTGGCAAGGACCCTGACATACCCACCAGGCACTGGGGCGACGCCCCGCAGGAAGAAGGCTTCAATGTCCGAAGGCACCGTCAAGTGGTTCAACGCTGAAAAGGGCTACGGCTTCATCACCCCCGACGGAGGTG
Encoded here:
- a CDS encoding SDR family NAD(P)-dependent oxidoreductase; the protein is MRPEHPVVMITGASSGFGEAAARLLAADGYALALGARRVERVRALAEELSAKHGVRVFAGAVDTRDTASVDRFVAASVEALGSLNVVLANAGLARGVDPIASVLEEDWQAMLHTNVEGVIRTLKATLPHVRKSGWGHFLTIGSTAGHWVYEGGGAYCASKHALKALTRTLRLELCGEPIRVTEIDPGMAVTEFSMVRLQDEGKADAVYRGVEPLRAEDVAECVRWAIALPDHVNIDEIIVKCRDQASHNGTKVHRRA
- a CDS encoding pyridoxal phosphate-dependent aminotransferase encodes the protein MLRVSERATVFPDSPIRKLVPYADQARALGRTVYPLNIGQPDIPTPRPFLDALKAYDRQVIAYGKSEGEQPYREALAKYYAGCDIEVSANDIVVTQGGSEAILFAFQVATEPGDEVLVFEPFYTNYNAFALMCDISLRPVRTLASTGFHLPPDEAIRAAIGPRTKAILVCTPNNPTGTVFTEDEMRRLGAIAKDLGLFLISDEVYREFCYEGVHTSVMHLKGLEDNAILVDSVSKRYSACGARIGCLVTRNRDARAAAVRLAMSRLCPASVEQEACLAMAQLGMDFFAPLRDEYRRRRDATYEGLMRIPGVTCLEPKGAFYIMAELPVEDCESFAKWLLTDYHHDNSTVMVAPGPGFYARGKYEEKGQGLNQVRLAYVLETPKLKAAMDILGRAVDAYMAANPS
- a CDS encoding cold-shock protein: MAQGTVKWFNAEKGYGFITPDEGGADLFVHHTAIQDRGFRTLTENQRVSFDVAQGQKGPQATNVVKL